A window of Streptomyces sp. NBC_01224 genomic DNA:
ACCCGAGGTTCGTCGCGGTCAACCTCGTACAGCCCGAGGACGGGGAGAGCGCGCTGCTCAACTACAGCCTCCAGATGCGGATGCTGAACTATCTGCGCGGCCAGTACCCGGGCGCCCACCTCACCCTGCACGCCGGTGAGCTGGCCCCCGGCCTGGTCAAGCCCGAGAACCTGACGTTCCACATCCGCGAGGCCGTACTCGTCGCCGGAGCCGAACGCATCGGACACGGCGTGGATCTGGTCCACGAGGACGACTGGCGGCAGCTCGCCCGGACGATGGCGCAGCGCAAGGTGGCGGTCGAGGTGCCGTTCAGCAGCAACAAGCAGATCCTCGGCATCGCGGGCGACGACCACCCGTTCAACGCGTACCGCCGCTACGGCGTCCCGGTGGTCCTGTCCACCGACGACCCGGGGGTCTCGCGGATCGACATCAGCCACGAGTACCAGTACGCCGCCAAGACGTACGGCCTCGGCTACACCGAGCTGAAGGACCTGGCCCGCGCCTCGCTGGAGTACGCGTTCCGCGACGGCCGCAGCCTGTGGGCCACCGGCTCCGCCCCCTCCGGCTACCGCCTGGTCGCCGCCTGCCGCAGCGAACGGCCGGGCACCGACCACCCGAGCGCGCGCTGCGCCCGCTACCTCGCCGACAACCCGAAGGCGGCGACCGAGTGGCGTCAGGAGACGGCCTTCGCCACCTTCGAGAGCCGTCACCGGTAACCGCGCACAGCACACGTCCGGGCCCGCGGCCCCAGGGCCGGACGTGTCTGCGCTACTCCGCCGGAGCCGACCAGAGGTGCCTGAGCGTGCCCAGTACGAGATGGCACACGTCGTCCGGATCGGCCCCGGCCAGCGGCTCGCGCGCGACGACCGTCCGCATCAGGCCGATGCCCAGAAGCCACGCCATGGCCAGATCCGCACGCAGGGCACCGTCCTCGGTGCCGGAGAGCCCGGCCAGCGCACTCTGATACTCCTCGCCCAGCTCCCGCAGGGTTCCGGCCGCCTCGTCGCCCCGCCCGATGGAACGCAGATAGACCTCCAGGGAGCGATCCCCCGCGCCGCCGACCGCGCTGCGGGTCAGCATCGAGCGCAGGGCGGTCTCGAAGAGCTCTTCGGGTGGTGTCGCGCGCAACTGCTCAAGTCCGCCCTGCGCGAGAACCTCCGCGAGCAGCCCCTGTTTGGACCCGAAGTACCGGAACAGGAGTGCCTGGTTGGCCCCGGCCCGCTCCGCGATGCTGCGGACCGTCGTCCCTTCGTAGCCACGTTCCGCGAACAGGTCACGAGCCGCTTCCAGCAGTCGGCGACGCGTGGCCGCGGCGTCGCGACGGCGCTCTCCGGACGACGGTGGCGGGGCGGACTCCATGGCGCATTTCCTCTCGGACGGCGCGTCAGGATATCGGCCGTAAAGCATCGTTGACCGCCCGGAAGACACACTCCTAACGTTGTAAGCAGCTGCTTACATATCGGAGGCCGCAGTGACGACAGCAGACATCACCCCCCTCGCCTACCCCTTCAACACCCCCGACGGGCTCCAGCTCGCCGACGAGTACGAGCGCGTACGCGACCGGCCGGGCCTCTTACGGGTCCAGATGGAATACGGCGAACCGGCCTGGCTCGTCACCCGCTACGCCGACGCCCGGCTCGTCCTGGGCGACCCGCGCTTCAGCCGGGCCGCGGGCGCCTCGCACGACGAGCCCCGGCAGTCCGAGGGCCGGCGCGACAGCGGCATCCTCAGCATGGATCCGCCCGACCACACTCGGCTGCGCTCCCTGGTCGCCAAGGCTTTTACCGTCCGCCAGATCGAGAAATTGCGGCCCCAGGTCCGGGAGCTGACCGCCGGCCTCCTCGACGACATGGAGGCGGCCGGACCGCCCGCGGACCTGGTCGACCTGTTCGCGCTGCCGCTGCCGGTCGCAGTGATCTGCCGAATGCTGGGCGTACCCACTGAGGACCGTCCACGATTTCGGGTGTGGAGCGACGCCGCTCTGTCGACCAGCTCCCTCACGGCCGCGGAGTTCGACGCCAGCCGCGATGAACTGCGCGCCTACATGGCCGAGTTGATCGACCAGCACCGGAAGTCGCCGCAGGACGACCTGATGACGGCACTCATCGAGGCCCGCGACGGCGGCGACCGGCTCTCCGAACTCGAACTCGTCGATCTGTGTGTGGGCATCCTGGTGGCAGGACACGAGACCACCGCGTCCCAGATCCCCAACTTCGTCCTCACGCTGCTGGACCACCCGGATCAGCTGGCCAGGCTCAGGGCCGAGCCCGAACTCATCCCGAACGCGGTGGAGGAACTACTGCGATTCGTACCGTTGGGGAGCGGCGCCGGCCAACCCCGGTACGCCACCGAGGACATCGAGGTCGGCGGCACCCTCGTCCGGGCGGGCAGTCCGGTCCTGGTCGCCATGGGCGCCGCCAACCGCGACGCGCTGCGGTTCGCCGCCCCGGGCGTGCTCGACATCGCCCGCGAGGGCAACCAGCACCTCGGATTCGGCCACGGCGTCCACCACTGCCTGGGCGCCCCACTGGCCCGGCTGGAACTTCAGGAGGCACTGATCGCGCTCATCACCCGCTTCCCGGGGCTGCAACTGGCCGGCGATGTGACGTGGAAGTCCGAGATGCTGGTACGCGGCCCGCGTGTCATGCCGGTCGGGTGGTGACCGCCATGACCTGGAACGTACGCGTCGACCCCCAGCTCTGCCAGGCATCGGGCATGTGCGCCGGGAGCGTCCCCGAGGTGTTCGCGCTGGACGGGGAGCACGCCCGGGCGATCCCCGACGGCATCGAACCGGACGAACGGGTCCTGGACGCC
This region includes:
- a CDS encoding TetR/AcrR family transcriptional regulator yields the protein MESAPPPSSGERRRDAAATRRRLLEAARDLFAERGYEGTTVRSIAERAGANQALLFRYFGSKQGLLAEVLAQGGLEQLRATPPEELFETALRSMLTRSAVGGAGDRSLEVYLRSIGRGDEAAGTLRELGEEYQSALAGLSGTEDGALRADLAMAWLLGIGLMRTVVAREPLAGADPDDVCHLVLGTLRHLWSAPAE
- a CDS encoding cytochrome P450, encoding MTTADITPLAYPFNTPDGLQLADEYERVRDRPGLLRVQMEYGEPAWLVTRYADARLVLGDPRFSRAAGASHDEPRQSEGRRDSGILSMDPPDHTRLRSLVAKAFTVRQIEKLRPQVRELTAGLLDDMEAAGPPADLVDLFALPLPVAVICRMLGVPTEDRPRFRVWSDAALSTSSLTAAEFDASRDELRAYMAELIDQHRKSPQDDLMTALIEARDGGDRLSELELVDLCVGILVAGHETTASQIPNFVLTLLDHPDQLARLRAEPELIPNAVEELLRFVPLGSGAGQPRYATEDIEVGGTLVRAGSPVLVAMGAANRDALRFAAPGVLDIAREGNQHLGFGHGVHHCLGAPLARLELQEALIALITRFPGLQLAGDVTWKSEMLVRGPRVMPVGW
- a CDS encoding ferredoxin translates to MTWNVRVDPQLCQASGMCAGSVPEVFALDGEHARAIPDGIEPDERVLDAANICPAQAITVHDGKSVIGPRRD